A window from Mycolicibacterium tokaiense encodes these proteins:
- a CDS encoding response regulator transcription factor, whose protein sequence is MTVVVADDSVLLREGLVRLLTENGHRVVAAVGDGPALVAAVEEHRPDISVVDVRMPPSHTDEGLRAAVEARRKVPGSPVLVLSQYVEASYADDLLAAGTGAIGYLLKDRVMAIDEFLDAVERVAAGGTVLDREVVNQLLVRRRRDEPLRTLTARESEVLTLMAEGHSNTSIARTMVVTEGAVEKHIRSIFTKLDLHAGDERNRRVLAVLAYLQG, encoded by the coding sequence CTGACAGTGGTGGTGGCCGACGATTCGGTGCTGTTGAGGGAAGGCCTGGTGCGGCTGCTGACCGAGAACGGCCACCGGGTGGTGGCGGCGGTGGGCGACGGTCCCGCACTGGTCGCGGCGGTCGAGGAGCACCGGCCGGACATCTCGGTGGTCGACGTGCGAATGCCGCCGTCGCACACCGACGAAGGGCTGCGCGCGGCGGTGGAGGCTCGCCGAAAGGTGCCGGGGTCGCCGGTGCTGGTGCTCTCGCAGTACGTCGAGGCGTCCTACGCCGATGACCTGCTGGCCGCGGGTACCGGCGCCATCGGCTATCTGCTGAAGGACCGGGTGATGGCCATCGACGAGTTCCTCGACGCCGTGGAACGGGTAGCGGCCGGTGGGACCGTCCTGGACCGCGAGGTGGTCAATCAGCTCCTGGTGCGGCGCCGTCGCGACGAACCGCTACGTACTTTGACCGCACGGGAGAGTGAGGTGCTGACGCTGATGGCGGAGGGGCACTCCAACACCAGCATCGCGCGCACCATGGTGGTCACCGAAGGGGCGGTGGAAAAGCACATCCGCAGCATTTTCACCAAGCTGGACCTGCACGCGGGTGACGAACGCAATCGCCGGGTGCTGGCCGTGCTGGCCTACCTGCAGGGTTAA
- a CDS encoding DUF1810 domain-containing protein yields the protein MSDPFALQRFLDAQEPVYATVLAELRAGRKHTHWMWFVFPQLASLGRSATAQHFGISGLDEARAYLAHPVLGPRLRECARIVAGIEGRSAQQVFGFPDDLKLRSCMTLFALSTEDAADFTAVLDRFYGGEQDPATVGAALP from the coding sequence ATGTCGGATCCGTTTGCGCTCCAGCGATTCCTCGATGCCCAGGAACCGGTGTACGCCACGGTGCTCGCCGAGCTGCGGGCCGGGCGCAAACATACACACTGGATGTGGTTCGTCTTCCCGCAACTGGCCAGCCTGGGGCGCAGCGCGACCGCGCAGCATTTCGGCATCTCGGGGCTCGACGAGGCGAGGGCCTACCTGGCTCATCCGGTGCTCGGCCCGCGACTGCGGGAGTGTGCGCGCATCGTCGCGGGCATCGAGGGCCGGTCGGCGCAGCAAGTGTTCGGCTTCCCCGACGACCTCAAGCTGCGCAGCTGCATGACGTTGTTTGCCCTGAGCACCGAGGACGCGGCGGATTTCACCGCCGTGCTGGATCGCTTCTACGGCGGTGAGCAGGATCCCGCGACGGTAGGGGCAGCCCTACCCTGA
- a CDS encoding HNH endonuclease, which produces MYLIDEEAEQDQFVLALTPDQVDVDLDSPMEGALKRYLLAETKRRLHQPLFASRVMLAYEVRCAVCALKHRELLDAAHILPDSEPLGLPVVPNGLALCKIHHAAYDQNILGIRPDLTIEIHHRLLDEIDGPMLRHGLQHHHEQPLMHIPKRRADRPDPERLAVRFARFSAA; this is translated from the coding sequence GTGTACCTGATCGATGAAGAAGCTGAGCAGGATCAGTTCGTCCTGGCACTTACGCCGGATCAGGTCGATGTGGACCTGGACAGCCCGATGGAGGGTGCGCTGAAACGCTATCTGCTTGCCGAGACCAAGCGCCGCCTGCATCAACCGCTTTTCGCAAGTCGCGTGATGCTTGCCTACGAGGTGCGCTGCGCGGTGTGTGCGCTGAAGCATCGAGAGTTACTCGATGCGGCCCACATACTGCCCGACAGCGAACCACTTGGGCTCCCGGTGGTCCCCAATGGCCTAGCGCTGTGCAAGATTCACCACGCCGCCTACGACCAGAACATTCTCGGTATTCGGCCCGACCTCACGATCGAGATACATCACCGACTGTTGGACGAGATCGACGGCCCTATGCTCCGCCATGGTCTGCAACATCACCATGAACAGCCTCTGATGCACATACCCAAACGGCGCGCTGATCGCCCCGACCCTGAACGCCTGGCCGTTCGGTTCGCGAGGTTCAGCGCTGCTTGA
- a CDS encoding rhomboid-like protein translates to MAQWSDTADRTTRPRFAGGAPLTFTWLGVLLATTLIQHALTGHKLREVLLGGSTNLHHLAVDPVQVLVASLLWIDGYYWWPWAIVFALFLAPAERWLGQWRWLAVGLLAHVIATYVSEGVLYLQIREAIASPRLTDARDIGVSYFVAGIAGVLTYRIVVPWRWCYTAVMVLAVGIPLAVHPNFTALGHACALAVGLACYPLVRRLTPRGPQRP, encoded by the coding sequence GTGGCTCAATGGTCGGACACTGCTGATCGTACGACGCGGCCCCGGTTCGCCGGCGGCGCACCGCTGACCTTCACCTGGCTGGGTGTACTCCTGGCCACCACGCTGATCCAGCACGCCCTCACCGGCCACAAGCTGCGCGAGGTTCTGCTGGGCGGCTCGACCAATCTGCACCACCTGGCCGTGGACCCCGTTCAGGTGTTGGTGGCCAGCCTGCTGTGGATCGACGGCTACTACTGGTGGCCGTGGGCCATCGTCTTCGCCCTGTTCCTGGCGCCGGCGGAGCGCTGGCTCGGACAATGGCGCTGGCTCGCGGTCGGGTTGCTGGCCCACGTCATCGCCACCTACGTCAGCGAGGGTGTGCTCTACCTGCAGATCCGGGAGGCCATCGCCTCACCGCGCCTGACCGACGCCCGTGACATCGGCGTCAGTTACTTCGTCGCCGGAATCGCCGGAGTGCTGACCTACCGCATCGTGGTGCCGTGGCGCTGGTGCTACACCGCGGTGATGGTCCTGGCGGTGGGCATTCCGTTGGCCGTTCATCCGAACTTCACCGCCCTCGGACACGCGTGCGCCCTGGCGGTCGGTCTGGCGTGCTATCCGCTGGTGCGTAGACTCACGCCTCGTGGCCCTCAGCGACCTTGA
- a CDS encoding alpha-amylase family glycosyl hydrolase — protein MTEPEWVEHAIWWQIYPLGFVGAFPADVDPGPDEHRLRRVIDWLDHAITLGASGIALGPVFASRTHGYDTTDHRRIDPRLGDDSDFDAVVGAAHERGLRVLLDGVFNHVGTDFPAYRAAVDGDEDAARWFRGRPGRFHTFEGHGELITLNHNNPTVVDYTVEVMSHWLDRGADGWRLDAAYAVPQRFWSQVLPRVREAHPQAWFVGEVIHGDYTGMVTQAGFDAVTQYELWKAIWSSLNDGNFHELNWALRRHNEFLDCFVPQTFIGNHDVTRIASKLDHPAHVAHAVVLLMTLGGVPTIYAGDEFGFQGIKEDRAGGDDAVRPEFGSPPFPADETGRELFALHQFLIGLRRRHPWLHTARTKSVSVDNRGFVYETRGDDRALVVALNIDDAPMPLDVPGLVVAGSGAPPQERVQRAEVPAHGWLILEPGTK, from the coding sequence ATGACCGAGCCCGAGTGGGTCGAACACGCAATCTGGTGGCAGATCTACCCGCTCGGATTCGTGGGTGCTTTCCCCGCCGACGTCGACCCCGGGCCCGACGAGCACCGGCTGCGCAGGGTGATCGACTGGCTCGACCACGCCATCACCCTCGGCGCCTCCGGCATTGCGCTCGGTCCGGTATTCGCCTCGCGCACACACGGTTACGACACCACCGATCACCGCCGCATCGATCCGCGCCTCGGTGACGACAGCGACTTCGACGCCGTGGTCGGCGCCGCACACGAGCGCGGATTGCGGGTGCTGCTGGACGGGGTGTTCAACCACGTGGGTACCGATTTCCCCGCCTACCGGGCTGCCGTCGACGGCGACGAGGACGCCGCCCGTTGGTTCCGTGGCCGGCCGGGCCGGTTCCACACCTTCGAAGGTCACGGCGAGCTGATCACCCTCAACCACAACAACCCCACGGTGGTGGACTACACCGTCGAGGTGATGTCGCACTGGCTGGATCGTGGCGCCGACGGGTGGCGGCTGGATGCGGCATACGCTGTGCCGCAACGGTTCTGGAGTCAGGTACTGCCGCGGGTACGGGAAGCCCATCCGCAGGCGTGGTTCGTCGGCGAGGTCATCCACGGCGATTACACCGGGATGGTCACCCAGGCGGGCTTCGACGCCGTCACCCAGTACGAACTGTGGAAGGCGATCTGGAGCAGCCTCAACGACGGTAACTTCCACGAACTGAACTGGGCTCTGCGCCGGCACAACGAGTTCCTGGACTGCTTCGTCCCGCAGACCTTCATCGGCAATCACGACGTCACCCGCATCGCCAGTAAACTGGACCATCCCGCGCACGTCGCGCACGCGGTGGTGCTGCTCATGACGCTCGGTGGGGTGCCCACCATCTACGCCGGTGACGAGTTCGGATTCCAGGGCATCAAGGAGGACCGGGCCGGCGGCGACGACGCCGTGCGTCCGGAGTTCGGCTCTCCCCCGTTCCCGGCCGACGAGACCGGCCGGGAACTGTTCGCCCTGCACCAGTTCCTGATCGGCCTGCGCCGCCGCCACCCCTGGTTGCACACCGCGCGCACCAAGTCCGTCAGCGTCGACAACCGCGGGTTTGTCTACGAAACCCGCGGCGACGACCGGGCTTTGGTGGTGGCGCTCAACATCGACGACGCCCCCATGCCGTTGGACGTGCCCGGCCTGGTGGTTGCCGGCTCCGGGGCCCCGCCGCAGGAACGGGTGCAGCGCGCCGAGGTGCCCGCGCACGGCTGGCTGATCCTGGAACCGGGAACAAAATAG
- a CDS encoding sensor histidine kinase produces the protein MKAVLRQLAIDTGYVLFGFPLAVLSFCVLVTGLSVGLGTVVIIVGVPILTLTLLTGRAFADIERLRIAGVLRRPRARPAYPAAAAGAGIWKRMLTPLGQVQFWLDVAHGILVLPVSLATFCVVVSWWATAVGGTSTVLWDWSIPRGRDNVSLAQLIGLGDSDLARIGFQTAAGLVCLITLPLVVRGCALFSAGFSRLLLSGVAEMRQTITVLSDQKAAAASAEAIALRRLERDIHDGPQQRLIRLAMDLTRARRHLDTDPEALRRTLDEAIGQTQETLDELRALSRGIAPPVLTDRGLPSALAALAARCPVPVDLVVDPDLGTPARRPAAVVETTAYFAVAEALTNVAKHSRAGCCRVTLAQGPRALRVQITDDGDGGAHVGKGHGLSGLADRVRAGGGTLTVDSPAGGPTTIGVELPC, from the coding sequence GTGAAAGCTGTGCTGCGTCAGCTCGCCATCGACACCGGCTATGTCCTGTTCGGGTTCCCGTTGGCCGTGCTGAGCTTCTGCGTGCTGGTCACGGGGTTGTCCGTCGGGCTGGGCACGGTGGTGATCATCGTGGGCGTGCCCATCCTGACGCTGACCCTGCTGACCGGCCGGGCGTTCGCCGATATCGAGCGCCTCCGGATCGCGGGGGTGCTGCGCCGGCCCCGGGCCCGGCCCGCCTACCCGGCGGCCGCTGCGGGCGCCGGGATCTGGAAGCGCATGCTCACCCCCTTGGGGCAGGTGCAGTTCTGGCTCGACGTCGCCCACGGCATCCTGGTGTTGCCCGTCTCGCTGGCCACCTTCTGTGTGGTGGTCAGTTGGTGGGCGACGGCGGTGGGGGGCACGTCGACGGTGTTGTGGGACTGGAGCATTCCCCGTGGCCGGGACAACGTGTCGCTGGCGCAGCTGATCGGGCTGGGGGACAGCGACCTGGCGCGCATCGGGTTCCAGACGGCGGCGGGCCTGGTCTGTCTGATCACGTTGCCGCTGGTGGTGCGCGGCTGTGCGTTGTTCTCGGCGGGGTTCAGCAGGCTGCTGCTCAGCGGGGTGGCCGAGATGCGCCAGACCATCACGGTGCTCAGCGATCAGAAGGCAGCCGCGGCGTCGGCGGAGGCGATTGCGCTGCGCCGGCTGGAACGCGACATCCACGACGGGCCGCAGCAGAGGTTGATCCGGCTGGCGATGGACCTGACCCGGGCCCGCCGACACCTCGACACCGATCCCGAGGCGTTGCGTCGCACCCTCGACGAGGCGATCGGGCAGACCCAGGAGACCCTCGACGAGCTGCGGGCGCTGTCGCGGGGCATCGCTCCGCCGGTGCTCACCGACCGCGGGCTGCCCAGTGCACTGGCCGCCCTGGCGGCGCGGTGCCCGGTCCCGGTCGACCTGGTTGTCGACCCCGACCTGGGCACCCCGGCCAGGCGGCCGGCTGCGGTGGTGGAAACCACCGCGTACTTCGCGGTGGCCGAGGCGTTGACCAATGTCGCCAAACACTCCCGCGCGGGGTGTTGTCGGGTCACGCTGGCGCAGGGGCCGAGGGCGCTGCGTGTGCAGATCACCGACGACGGTGACGGTGGCGCCCATGTCGGCAAGGGCCATGGACTGTCCGGCCTGGCCGACCGGGTACGCGCCGGAGGCGGCACGCTGACCGTGGACAGCCCCGCGGGTGGGCCGACGACGATCGGGGTGGAGCTGCCGTGCTGA
- a CDS encoding adenylate/guanylate cyclase domain-containing protein, producing MTTPTTEPKVGPLEKRLLISRISIQSKLLVMLLLTSILSAAVVGFIGYTSGRDSLRASVFDRLTEIRESQTRQLRAQFSDLTNSLLVYSQGETATQALQDFTAGFNELAGAPVSPAQQQQLVDYYTNVFAPAKEAQTGTKLNIDALVPASNAQRYLQSLYTAPFTDWNVSLANNDARDGSAWSAANARYNSFFSEIVTRFAYEDALLIDDRGIVVYSAYKGVDLGTNIFTGPYRGGQLTTAYTKAMESNAVDYVGVTDFSDYQPADEPTAWLVSPVRAMGQVGGVLALQFPISRINTLMTVNGQWETAGMGRTGETFLVGPDELMRSDSRLFLEDPDEYRADVVAAGTPPDVADAAIRQGGTTLVQSVATTATKLALQGQTGTTIDRDYLGHETLQAYAPVNLPGLSWAVVAKITTEEAFAPVTDFTRTLVLSTVAIILGVSMAAMVLSRLFVRPLRRLEAGAHRISAGNYGITLPVHTRDEFGDLTKAFNEMSRNLSIKEELLAEQRRENDRLLLSLMPEQVAQRYRDGEETIAQDHQDVTVLFADLDGLDTLSTQLPAEESLAIVNRLIRQFDSAAENLGVEKVRTLHNGYLASCGLNVPRLDNVRRTVDFAVEMQLIVDRFNSETGHKLGLRAGIDTGTVTSGLIGRTSLAYDMWGAAVNLAFQVQSGSPQPGIYTTSRVYDLLRDNRHFVSAGVVTVDGTEEPIWRLADRPR from the coding sequence ATGACCACACCCACCACGGAGCCGAAAGTCGGGCCGCTGGAAAAGCGCCTGCTGATCTCGCGGATCAGCATCCAGTCCAAGCTCCTGGTGATGTTGCTGCTGACCAGCATCTTGTCCGCGGCGGTGGTCGGCTTCATCGGCTACACCTCAGGCCGGGACTCTTTGCGAGCCTCGGTGTTCGACAGACTGACCGAGATACGTGAATCCCAGACCCGCCAGCTGCGCGCACAGTTCTCCGATCTGACGAACTCGCTGCTGGTCTACTCGCAGGGTGAAACAGCGACGCAGGCACTGCAGGATTTCACCGCCGGCTTCAACGAACTGGCCGGTGCGCCGGTCAGCCCGGCGCAACAGCAGCAACTCGTCGACTACTACACCAACGTCTTCGCCCCCGCCAAGGAGGCCCAGACCGGGACCAAGCTGAACATCGACGCCCTGGTGCCGGCGTCCAATGCGCAGCGTTATCTGCAGTCGCTGTACACGGCGCCGTTCACAGACTGGAACGTCTCGCTGGCCAACAACGACGCTCGGGACGGCAGCGCCTGGTCGGCAGCCAACGCACGGTACAACAGCTTCTTCAGTGAGATCGTCACCCGTTTCGCCTACGAGGATGCCCTGCTGATCGACGATCGCGGCATCGTTGTCTACAGCGCCTACAAGGGCGTCGACCTCGGTACCAACATCTTCACCGGCCCCTACCGCGGGGGCCAGCTCACCACGGCCTACACCAAGGCCATGGAGTCGAATGCGGTGGACTACGTCGGCGTCACGGACTTCAGCGACTATCAGCCCGCCGACGAGCCGACCGCCTGGCTGGTCTCGCCCGTACGCGCAATGGGCCAGGTGGGCGGGGTCCTGGCTCTGCAATTCCCGATCTCGCGGATCAACACACTGATGACGGTGAACGGCCAGTGGGAGACCGCTGGGATGGGCCGCACCGGCGAGACCTTCCTGGTGGGGCCGGACGAGCTGATGCGCTCGGACTCGCGGCTGTTCCTGGAGGATCCCGACGAGTACCGGGCCGACGTGGTGGCTGCGGGCACCCCGCCCGATGTCGCCGACGCTGCCATCCGCCAGGGCGGCACCACCCTGGTCCAATCCGTGGCCACCACGGCCACCAAGCTGGCGTTGCAGGGCCAGACGGGCACAACCATCGACCGCGACTACCTGGGCCACGAGACCCTGCAGGCCTACGCGCCGGTGAACCTTCCCGGCCTCAGCTGGGCGGTGGTCGCGAAGATCACCACCGAGGAGGCGTTCGCGCCGGTCACCGATTTCACCCGGACACTCGTGTTGTCCACCGTCGCGATCATTCTCGGTGTGTCCATGGCGGCGATGGTGTTGTCGCGGCTGTTCGTCCGACCGTTGCGCAGACTGGAGGCCGGAGCCCACCGCATCAGCGCCGGCAATTACGGCATCACGTTGCCCGTGCACACCCGCGACGAGTTCGGGGATCTCACCAAGGCGTTCAACGAGATGAGCCGCAACCTGTCGATCAAAGAGGAACTGCTGGCCGAGCAGCGCCGCGAGAACGACCGCCTGCTGCTGTCGCTCATGCCGGAACAGGTGGCGCAACGCTACCGCGACGGCGAAGAGACCATCGCGCAGGACCATCAGGACGTCACCGTGCTGTTCGCCGACCTCGACGGCCTCGACACCCTGTCCACGCAGCTGCCGGCCGAGGAATCGCTGGCGATCGTGAACCGGCTGATCCGGCAGTTCGATTCGGCCGCCGAGAATCTGGGTGTCGAAAAGGTCCGGACGCTGCACAACGGTTACCTGGCCAGCTGCGGGCTCAACGTCCCCCGCCTGGACAACGTGCGGCGCACCGTCGACTTCGCCGTCGAGATGCAGCTGATCGTCGATCGCTTCAACAGCGAGACGGGCCACAAGCTGGGTCTGCGCGCGGGCATCGACACCGGCACCGTGACCAGCGGCTTGATCGGCCGCACCAGCCTGGCCTACGACATGTGGGGTGCGGCGGTGAATCTGGCCTTCCAGGTGCAGAGCGGCTCACCACAGCCCGGCATCTACACCACCTCACGGGTCTATGACCTGCTGCGTGACAATCGGCACTTCGTCTCCGCGGGAGTGGTGACCGTGGACGGCACCGAGGAACCCATCTGGCGACTCGCGGACCGGCCGCGATGA
- a CDS encoding nitroreductase family deazaflavin-dependent oxidoreductase: protein MTELSPTEWVREQTERILAQGTTDGVEVMDRPVVLFTTTGAKSGKKRYVPLMRVEENGRYAMVASKGGDPQHPSWYHNVKANPTVTVQDGEKVFTLTAREIDGAEREHWWKLAVEAYPPYAEYQTKTDRQIPVFVLE from the coding sequence GTGACCGAACTGAGCCCCACCGAGTGGGTACGCGAGCAGACCGAACGCATCCTGGCCCAGGGCACCACCGACGGCGTGGAGGTGATGGACCGCCCTGTCGTCCTGTTCACCACCACCGGGGCCAAATCCGGCAAGAAGCGGTATGTCCCGCTCATGCGGGTCGAGGAGAACGGCCGCTACGCCATGGTGGCGTCCAAGGGTGGCGACCCGCAGCACCCGTCCTGGTACCACAACGTCAAGGCCAACCCCACCGTCACGGTGCAGGACGGCGAGAAGGTCTTCACCTTGACCGCCCGCGAGATCGACGGCGCCGAGCGTGAGCACTGGTGGAAGCTCGCGGTCGAGGCCTACCCGCCCTACGCCGAGTACCAGACCAAGACCGATCGCCAGATCCCGGTCTTCGTCCTCGAGTGA
- a CDS encoding tetratricopeptide repeat protein → MTTDTVDAEPYYDLGTYHRPVETPSAEAQLWFDRGLVWAYAFNHDEAIACFEKALSHDPMLAIARWGIAYAIGPNYNKAWDAFDPVDMAVSLARARTELELAAEGRATPAERGLIDALAARFPTDDPNDSTALSAGHTAYADAMLELSAAHPADIDIQTLAADALVNVTAWALWDTRTGEPAPGSRVLEATRILDAALATDAGKAHPGLLHIYLHTMEMSAHPEVALPAADLLRNLVPDAGHLQHMPTHIDVLCGDYRTSVVSNQSAVRADRKFVENEGPLNFYSLYRAHDLHFVVYSAMFSGQFGVALAAAEELAGQLTPELLSIASPPMADWLEAFVPLRTHVLIRFGRWDDLLSQALPDDTALYCTTAATIHYGRGVAYAATGQTAQARVEREAFEAAYAGIPESRYLFNNTSRDILDVARAMLDGEIAYREGNHEVAFESLRKAIELDDSLPYDEPWGWMQPTRHAYGALLLEQGRVAEAAQVYEADLGLDPTLARSCQHPNNLWSLHGYHECLQRLGRTAEAQIISRQLDLAVARADVPITASCACRMSA, encoded by the coding sequence ATGACTACCGACACGGTGGACGCCGAACCCTATTACGACCTCGGTACGTATCACCGTCCTGTCGAAACCCCCTCGGCAGAAGCACAATTGTGGTTCGACCGCGGCCTCGTCTGGGCCTATGCATTCAACCACGACGAGGCCATCGCCTGTTTCGAAAAGGCACTCAGCCACGACCCGATGCTGGCGATCGCGCGCTGGGGCATCGCGTATGCGATCGGCCCCAATTACAACAAGGCCTGGGACGCCTTCGACCCTGTCGACATGGCCGTATCGCTGGCCCGTGCCCGGACCGAGCTCGAGCTCGCCGCAGAGGGTCGCGCCACACCCGCCGAACGCGGGCTGATCGACGCTCTGGCCGCCCGCTTCCCCACCGACGACCCGAACGATTCGACCGCGCTGTCGGCCGGCCACACGGCCTACGCCGACGCGATGCTGGAGCTCAGCGCTGCCCATCCCGCCGACATCGACATCCAGACGCTGGCCGCCGACGCCCTGGTGAATGTCACGGCGTGGGCGTTGTGGGACACCCGTACCGGTGAGCCCGCCCCCGGCTCCCGTGTGCTGGAGGCGACCCGCATCCTGGACGCCGCGCTGGCCACCGACGCCGGCAAGGCACATCCCGGGCTACTGCACATCTACCTCCACACCATGGAGATGTCCGCTCATCCGGAGGTCGCGCTGCCCGCCGCCGACCTGCTGCGCAATCTCGTGCCCGACGCCGGGCACCTGCAGCACATGCCCACCCACATCGACGTGCTGTGCGGCGACTACCGCACCTCGGTGGTGTCGAATCAGTCCGCGGTCCGCGCCGACCGCAAGTTCGTGGAAAACGAAGGGCCACTGAACTTCTACTCGCTGTACCGCGCCCATGATCTGCATTTTGTGGTGTACTCGGCGATGTTCAGCGGTCAGTTCGGCGTGGCACTCGCGGCCGCTGAGGAACTGGCGGGTCAGCTGACGCCGGAGTTGCTGTCCATTGCCTCGCCCCCGATGGCTGACTGGCTGGAGGCGTTCGTGCCGTTGCGGACCCACGTGCTGATCCGGTTCGGCCGCTGGGATGACCTGCTTTCCCAGGCACTGCCCGACGACACGGCGCTCTACTGCACCACTGCTGCCACCATCCACTACGGCCGCGGCGTCGCGTATGCCGCCACCGGTCAGACGGCGCAGGCCAGGGTGGAACGCGAGGCCTTCGAAGCCGCGTATGCCGGCATTCCGGAGAGCCGCTACCTGTTCAACAACACCAGCCGCGACATCCTCGACGTCGCGCGCGCCATGCTGGACGGCGAGATCGCCTACCGCGAGGGCAACCACGAGGTGGCGTTCGAAAGCCTGCGCAAGGCAATCGAATTGGATGATTCACTGCCCTACGACGAACCCTGGGGGTGGATGCAGCCCACCCGGCACGCCTACGGTGCGCTGCTGCTGGAGCAGGGCCGCGTGGCAGAAGCGGCCCAGGTGTACGAGGCCGATCTGGGGCTGGATCCCACGCTGGCGCGCTCCTGCCAGCACCCGAACAACCTGTGGAGCCTGCACGGCTATCACGAATGCCTGCAGAGGTTGGGCCGCACCGCGGAGGCTCAGATCATCAGCCGCCAGCTGGACCTGGCGGTGGCCCGGGCCGACGTGCCGATCACCGCCTCGTGCGCGTGCCGGATGAGCGCCTGA
- a CDS encoding nucleoside deaminase, with protein MALSDLDVELLARCVELARVALDDGDEPFGSVLVDADGNILFEDRNRVQGGDATQHPEFAIARWAAENVAPVRRVRATVYTSGEHCPMCAAAHAWVGLGRIVYATSSQQLSQWLGEWGVPAAPVAALPITTVAPRVVTDGPAPQFEAEMKALYEARFRS; from the coding sequence GTGGCCCTCAGCGACCTTGACGTCGAACTGTTGGCGCGGTGTGTCGAACTGGCTCGCGTCGCACTCGACGACGGAGACGAGCCGTTCGGGTCCGTCCTGGTGGACGCCGACGGCAACATCCTGTTCGAGGACCGCAACCGCGTCCAGGGTGGTGACGCCACCCAGCACCCGGAATTCGCCATCGCCCGGTGGGCCGCAGAGAACGTGGCACCCGTTCGCCGGGTCCGAGCCACCGTGTACACCTCCGGCGAGCACTGCCCCATGTGCGCGGCGGCGCATGCCTGGGTGGGGCTCGGACGCATCGTCTACGCCACCTCGTCCCAGCAGCTCTCGCAGTGGCTCGGCGAATGGGGTGTACCCGCCGCGCCGGTCGCGGCGTTGCCCATCACCACCGTCGCGCCCCGTGTGGTCACCGACGGACCCGCCCCACAATTCGAGGCCGAAATGAAAGCCCTGTACGAAGCCCGGTTCCGCTCATGA